Within the Caldisericia bacterium genome, the region GTATTCAAGTATCTCCTCCTTTGAGTAAATCTTTTCAAGGCGAAGGGCAAGTATTGCCTCTTTTATCTTCCTATCCAAACTCACCTCTTTTGATAAAAACAGTTCTCTAACAAGCTGCTGAGTAATTGTGGAACCACCTTCTACAATCTTCCCAGCTCTTATGTTATTTATGGCAGCCCTTATGATACCCTTAAAATCAACCCCATGATGCTCAAAGAATCTTGCATCCTCACTGGCAATTAGGGCATCTATAAAATTTTTAGGAACTTCAGATAGAGGAACATATATTCTATTTTCAACAAAAAATACAGTTTTAATTAGGTTTCCATTCCTATCGAATATCTCAGAGGATTCTGGTGGTTCATATTGAATATCCTTTATACTGGGGAGGGAGGTTGCATAGGTA harbors:
- a CDS encoding transglycosylase domain-containing protein, with amino-acid sequence MRKRRIHPVLKVFLIILTIILVLLIGAGIYVYRIYLTYATSLPSIKDIQYEPPESSEIFDRNGNLIKTVFFVENRIYVPLSEVPKNFIDALIASEDARFFEHHGVDFKGIIRAAINNIRAGKIVEGGSTITQQLVRELFLSKEVSLDRKIKEAILALRLEKIYSKEEILEY